Proteins from a single region of Hymenobacter aquaticus:
- a CDS encoding CRISPR-associated protein Cas7, which yields MNPYIYLRGLRHAEHTVFAVQDGQKYYTDAQFGVRQAYSSGQQVKRSIMDALTTGLNVPPAPITFNWQIKKGKNAEVQFEQKEPWSPCDPTHVDQLLGGYMRAETGEFTIKRRSPLSISAMRPLHPLLGGLERERENLTFDRTSHPTHHPVRVRDEKGNELTQEDVDTLLLNTKRNLPNRIWIPDHSRASGLFVYDVCVDLRTLFCVSTNTLEPELHPSKVQELKDKGWTETRNVFGPCLLAPKEHRDKYIPALAHALINWRITSNQARTFSLMETLALAISDNANHLAGAIRGQLREDTEKPTAKPLLDETAGASIYVALPAGGYIAGAYGAADALDRAEQQLIARLQAFDYENQLAG from the coding sequence ATGAATCCCTACATCTACCTGCGAGGCCTACGCCACGCCGAACACACCGTCTTTGCCGTGCAGGATGGTCAGAAATATTATACCGACGCCCAGTTTGGGGTTCGGCAAGCCTATTCCAGCGGCCAGCAGGTAAAGCGCAGTATTATGGATGCGCTGACTACCGGCCTGAACGTGCCACCCGCGCCCATTACCTTCAACTGGCAAATCAAAAAGGGCAAGAATGCCGAAGTGCAGTTCGAGCAAAAGGAGCCCTGGTCGCCCTGCGACCCGACGCACGTAGACCAGTTGCTGGGCGGCTATATGCGGGCCGAAACCGGGGAGTTCACCATCAAGCGACGTAGCCCGCTCTCTATATCGGCTATGCGGCCATTGCACCCGCTGCTGGGCGGCCTGGAGCGGGAGCGGGAAAACCTGACTTTCGACCGGACCTCTCACCCTACTCACCACCCGGTGCGCGTGCGCGACGAGAAAGGCAATGAGCTGACGCAGGAAGACGTGGACACCCTGCTGCTGAATACCAAGCGCAACCTACCCAACCGCATCTGGATTCCCGACCACAGCCGCGCCTCTGGCCTATTCGTGTACGATGTGTGCGTGGATTTGCGCACCTTATTCTGCGTTTCCACCAATACGCTGGAACCGGAGTTGCACCCGTCGAAAGTGCAGGAGCTGAAAGATAAAGGCTGGACTGAAACGCGTAACGTGTTCGGCCCTTGCCTGCTAGCTCCCAAAGAGCACCGCGACAAATACATTCCGGCCCTAGCCCATGCCCTCATCAACTGGCGCATCACCAGCAACCAAGCCCGCACGTTCAGCCTGATGGAAACGCTGGCTCTGGCTATAAGCGACAACGCCAATCATCTGGCCGGAGCTATTCGGGGCCAATTGCGCGAAGACACCGAAAAGCCAACGGCGAAGCCACTGCTGGACGAAACGGCCGGAGCCTCCATTTATGTTGCCCTACCTGCGGGTGGCTACATTGCCGGAGCATATGGCGCCGCCGACGCCTTGGACCGAGCCGAGCAGCAGCTAATTGCGCGGCTACAAGCTTTTGACTATGAAAATCAATTAGCCGGCTGA
- the cas4 gene encoding CRISPR-associated protein Cas4, which yields MHITGKHINYYHICHRKLWLFHNGISFQHTHANVADGSLLHLTAYPQRAARYREIQIDGIKIDLYDPHERVIHEIKRSDKLEHASIAQLQYYLFVLERHGVAGPTGILEYPKIRQTQTVVLTDADRAAIPQWEAGIEQVVTAPECPPVINKPLCRQCSYYEFCYVGE from the coding sequence ATGCACATCACGGGCAAGCATATCAACTACTACCACATCTGCCACCGTAAGCTATGGCTGTTTCATAACGGCATCAGCTTTCAGCACACGCACGCCAATGTGGCCGACGGCTCACTGCTGCACCTGACTGCCTACCCGCAGCGGGCGGCCCGCTACCGCGAAATCCAGATTGACGGTATCAAAATCGACTTATATGATCCGCACGAGCGGGTAATTCATGAAATCAAGCGCTCCGATAAATTGGAGCACGCCAGCATCGCGCAGCTGCAGTATTACCTCTTTGTGCTGGAGCGGCACGGCGTGGCAGGCCCCACCGGCATTCTGGAATACCCCAAGATCCGGCAGACGCAGACCGTAGTCCTCACCGACGCCGACCGGGCAGCCATTCCGCAGTGGGAAGCCGGCATTGAGCAAGTCGTGACGGCCCCCGAGTGTCCGCCGGTCATCAACAAGCCGCTGTGTCGGCAGTGCAGCTACTACGAGTTCTGCTACGTGGGCGAGTGA
- the cas1b gene encoding type I-B CRISPR-associated endonuclease Cas1b, protein MRKTYYLFNPGRLSRKDNTLQYTAYDEQGLPGQVKYLPVEDVADLYVFGSLDANSSLYNFLGKQGISVHFFDYYEHYTGSFMAKEYLLAGKLQVQQTQHYTSKTKRIVLARKFVEGSAFNLLKNLRYYQGRGRDVAQEIGQIEGYVAALSFAPAAPELMGLEGNIRQTYYGAFDRLVPADYAFGTRTTQPPQNELNALMSFGNMLCYSACLSQIYHTQLNPTISFLHEPGTRRFSLALDLAEVFKPLLVDRLIFRVLNKKEIRPSDFVQDLGRCVLKESARKTVVRVFEERLKETIQHRSLKRSVSYQHLIKLECYKLTKHLMQMEEYKPFKAWW, encoded by the coding sequence ATGCGTAAGACCTACTATTTGTTCAACCCCGGCCGGCTTAGCCGCAAAGACAATACGCTGCAATACACGGCCTACGACGAGCAAGGGCTGCCGGGGCAGGTGAAGTATCTGCCGGTGGAGGACGTGGCCGACCTGTACGTGTTCGGGTCGCTGGACGCTAACTCCTCGCTCTATAACTTTCTGGGCAAGCAGGGCATTTCGGTACACTTCTTCGACTACTATGAGCACTATACCGGCTCTTTTATGGCGAAGGAATACCTGCTGGCCGGCAAGCTGCAGGTGCAGCAGACGCAACACTACACCTCCAAAACCAAGCGTATTGTCCTGGCCCGCAAGTTTGTGGAGGGCTCGGCCTTCAACCTGCTTAAGAACCTGCGCTACTACCAGGGCCGGGGCCGCGACGTGGCGCAGGAAATCGGCCAGATTGAAGGCTATGTGGCGGCCCTTTCCTTCGCCCCGGCCGCACCGGAGCTGATGGGCTTGGAAGGCAACATTCGCCAGACCTACTACGGGGCCTTTGACCGGCTGGTGCCGGCCGACTACGCTTTTGGCACCCGCACCACCCAGCCCCCGCAGAACGAGCTAAACGCGCTGATGTCGTTTGGCAACATGCTCTGCTACTCGGCCTGCCTCTCCCAGATTTACCACACCCAGCTCAACCCGACCATCAGCTTTCTGCACGAGCCCGGCACCCGCCGCTTCTCCCTGGCCCTGGATCTGGCCGAAGTCTTCAAGCCGCTGCTGGTAGACCGGCTCATCTTCCGGGTGCTCAACAAAAAGGAAATCCGCCCCAGCGACTTCGTGCAGGACCTGGGCCGGTGCGTACTCAAGGAATCGGCCCGCAAAACGGTGGTGCGCGTATTCGAGGAGCGGCTGAAGGAAACAATTCAGCACCGCAGCCTCAAGCGCAGCGTGAGCTACCAGCACCTGATCAAGCTGGAGTGCTACAAGCTCACCAAACACCTGATGCAGATGGAGGAATACAAACCGTTTAAAGCCTGGTGGTAA
- the cas2 gene encoding CRISPR-associated endonuclease Cas2: MYVLLVYDIREKRVGKMLKLCRRYLNWIQNSVFEGEISEVKLKELLAKAHEFLNPDEDSVLIFKSRSQQWLEKQVVGQERNRLDTFL; encoded by the coding sequence ATGTACGTATTGCTGGTGTATGATATCCGGGAGAAGCGCGTGGGCAAGATGCTCAAGCTCTGCCGCCGCTACCTGAACTGGATACAGAATTCAGTGTTTGAAGGTGAAATCTCGGAGGTCAAGTTGAAAGAGCTCCTGGCCAAGGCACACGAATTTCTGAACCCCGATGAGGATAGCGTGCTGATATTTAAAAGCCGCAGTCAGCAATGGCTGGAGAAGCAGGTCGTGGGCCAGGAGCGCAACCGGCTGGATACCTTCCTGTAG
- a CDS encoding pirin family protein, translating into MLDLVINARQASISAGFDVKRILPFRARRMVGPFVFMDHAGPISVPVAQLPDLDVLPHPHIGLSTVSYLFGGQVTHRDSLGVEQIIRPGEVNWMTAGSGIAHSERFEDPAALAGGQLEMIQTWVALPEADEETAPTFTNYQPHELPIFTEPGVWMRLIAGNAYGLRNDVRTHSPLFYLHVVLQPGTRFGLPQGYQERGAYVAKGQVEVAGHFYAAGQLLVFTPGQDPIIMAREATTLMLLGGEQLGPRFIWWNFVSSRPERIEQAKADWAAGRIALPPTDNHEFIPLPPDKSRPASSGPAAPEPLS; encoded by the coding sequence ATGCTCGACTTAGTTATCAACGCCCGCCAGGCATCCATCAGCGCCGGCTTCGACGTGAAGCGGATTCTGCCCTTCCGGGCGCGGCGCATGGTGGGGCCCTTCGTGTTCATGGACCACGCCGGCCCCATCAGCGTGCCGGTGGCCCAGCTGCCCGACCTCGACGTGCTGCCCCACCCCCACATTGGCCTGAGCACGGTCAGCTACCTGTTCGGCGGGCAGGTCACGCACCGCGACAGTCTGGGCGTGGAGCAGATCATCCGGCCCGGCGAGGTCAACTGGATGACGGCCGGCAGCGGCATTGCCCACTCCGAGCGGTTTGAGGATCCGGCCGCCCTGGCCGGCGGGCAGCTGGAAATGATTCAGACCTGGGTGGCCCTGCCCGAGGCCGACGAGGAAACGGCCCCGACCTTCACCAACTACCAGCCCCACGAGCTGCCCATCTTCACCGAGCCCGGGGTGTGGATGCGCCTGATTGCGGGCAACGCCTACGGCCTGCGCAACGACGTGCGCACCCACTCGCCCCTGTTCTACCTGCACGTGGTGCTCCAGCCCGGCACCCGCTTCGGCCTGCCCCAGGGCTACCAGGAGCGCGGGGCCTACGTGGCCAAAGGCCAGGTGGAAGTAGCCGGCCACTTCTACGCGGCCGGGCAGCTGCTGGTCTTCACCCCCGGCCAAGACCCCATTATCATGGCCCGCGAAGCCACCACCCTGATGCTGCTGGGCGGCGAGCAGCTGGGGCCCCGCTTTATCTGGTGGAACTTCGTGTCCTCGCGCCCGGAGCGCATCGAGCAGGCCAAGGCCGACTGGGCCGCCGGCCGCATTGCCCTGCCCCCCACCGACAACCACGAGTTCATTCCCCTGCCCCCGGACAAGTCGCGCCCGGCGTCTTCGGGCCCGGCCGCGCCCGAGCCGCTGTCGTAG
- a CDS encoding AAA family ATPase: MENNIKTLRIQNFKSIKDVTMEPRRVNLIIGMPNVGKSNILEAMSLLGGGEGEKNEYIRYEEIRQIFRDNLIRNSVKIETDKQYVFFGVNDKRDALELFWIAKEAFMRLKEAAKKAQSPAYNYPFDTEDGWLLQNLEARVDKEDKLSDDARLSPGAYIKMDFNGKKMKSHYYMSSAKVGEKPIEYGVKVYNYAKNGVIDVDTYHSSLLTPDGKNLITVIQAFPELRKEIARMFDLYGLKLLLRIDARRLEIVKDMDGISYSYPYSSIADTLQRIIFYLAAIESNDDAVILLEEPEAHSYPMYVSMLGKRMVESRNNQFFVATHSPYLITEVLEQMLPDEEQAKELAIFVAYYEDYQTKVKQLSDEEVQAIRGDSVDVFYNMARYIPRPAHG; the protein is encoded by the coding sequence ATGGAAAACAACATCAAAACCCTGCGCATCCAGAATTTCAAGTCCATCAAGGACGTAACGATGGAGCCCCGCCGCGTGAATTTAATTATCGGGATGCCTAATGTGGGCAAGAGTAATATTTTGGAAGCAATGAGTTTGCTGGGGGGAGGTGAGGGGGAAAAAAATGAATATATTCGATATGAAGAAATTCGTCAGATATTTCGTGATAATTTGATTCGTAATTCTGTTAAAATCGAAACTGACAAGCAGTATGTTTTTTTTGGTGTAAATGATAAGCGTGACGCATTAGAGTTATTTTGGATTGCGAAGGAAGCATTTATGCGCTTGAAAGAAGCTGCTAAAAAAGCTCAATCCCCAGCCTACAATTATCCTTTCGACACGGAGGATGGTTGGTTACTTCAAAATTTGGAAGCCAGAGTAGATAAAGAGGATAAACTTAGTGATGATGCAAGGCTTAGTCCCGGTGCCTACATTAAGATGGATTTTAATGGCAAAAAAATGAAGTCACATTATTATATGTCATCAGCTAAGGTGGGGGAAAAGCCCATAGAATATGGAGTGAAAGTCTATAATTATGCGAAAAATGGCGTCATCGATGTTGATACATATCATTCTTCGTTATTGACCCCTGACGGTAAAAATCTTATTACTGTTATTCAGGCATTTCCTGAGCTGCGGAAGGAAATTGCGCGAATGTTTGATCTATATGGACTAAAATTACTTCTACGTATAGACGCCCGCCGCTTAGAGATAGTGAAGGATATGGATGGGATTAGTTATTCCTACCCATACTCCAGTATCGCCGATACCCTCCAACGCATTATCTTCTACCTTGCCGCTATCGAAAGCAACGACGACGCGGTAATATTGCTGGAAGAGCCCGAGGCGCACTCGTATCCGATGTATGTGTCGATGCTGGGTAAGCGGATGGTGGAGAGCCGCAACAACCAATTTTTTGTGGCGACGCACAGCCCGTATCTGATTACTGAGGTGCTGGAGCAGATGCTGCCCGACGAGGAGCAGGCCAAGGAGCTGGCTATTTTCGTGGCGTATTACGAAGACTACCAGACCAAGGTGAAGCAGCTCAGCGACGAGGAAGTGCAGGCCATCCGGGGCGACTCGGTGGATGTGTTCTACAACATGGCCCGCTACATTCCGCGTCCCGCCCATGGCTGA
- a CDS encoding sensor histidine kinase, which translates to MIPSFPFEQMLGQLPAGVATLVGPDLRYGFINDRMRELVGDGQPGQRVADAPGNLPAVLLDVLPRIYADGSEYTAKACTCGPQHCYDLAVQPFHDEQGQVAGLLLLALDVSEQEAARQRAHELALTTRHLDARLRVLTETAPLMTFTTDAGGMVTYVSPQWYRFTGQPPTIDLTAIWPLLVHPDDRLRVLYEAEAARRTGTGWSYEYRLRRFDGVYRWMLSRALPEVHPPDAPVFWHGALTEVHLARELSEARRRGEAELRFLADSIPELIWTASAEGLVEYYNQFTIEYTGLTKDELGPTGWVGLLYLHEQAAAARRWVQSVASGEAFEGEYRLRRHDGVYRWHTIRARQLSDANGPRWFGTCSDIEEQYRLRQVLQTQYDELSRAHHNLDTFVYAASHDLRQPTNNLRGLFEELRRAATFADPEQGLMLEMVDNALAELDKTLLDLATTVRTQRQQQEPVEVLDLGLLLEEILLGLRPEIMQRGARVDVNVGEAPGLRYSRANLRSVVHNLVSNALKFSHPARPPHILLRSYLTPDEEPVLEVRDNGLGMHIDDPAHPVFQLFARQHAHVEGTGVGLYLVQRIVGSQGGHLAVSSTLGEGTTFTIYWHTPAGGF; encoded by the coding sequence TTGATACCTTCCTTCCCCTTTGAGCAGATGCTGGGCCAGCTTCCGGCCGGCGTGGCCACGCTGGTCGGCCCCGACCTGCGCTACGGCTTCATTAATGACCGGATGCGCGAGCTGGTGGGCGACGGGCAACCCGGGCAGCGGGTAGCCGATGCGCCCGGTAACCTCCCCGCGGTGCTGCTGGACGTGCTGCCGCGCATCTACGCCGACGGCTCCGAATACACGGCCAAGGCCTGCACCTGCGGCCCCCAGCACTGCTACGACCTGGCCGTGCAGCCCTTCCACGACGAGCAGGGGCAGGTGGCCGGCCTGCTGCTGCTGGCCCTGGACGTGAGCGAGCAGGAGGCCGCCCGGCAGCGCGCCCACGAGCTGGCCCTCACCACCCGCCACCTCGATGCCCGTCTGCGGGTGCTCACCGAAACGGCCCCGCTGATGACCTTCACCACCGACGCCGGGGGAATGGTTACCTACGTCAGCCCCCAGTGGTACCGCTTCACCGGCCAGCCCCCCACCATCGACCTGACGGCCATCTGGCCCCTGCTGGTGCACCCCGACGACCGGCTGCGGGTGCTCTACGAGGCCGAGGCGGCCCGCCGGACCGGCACGGGCTGGAGCTACGAGTACCGGCTGCGCCGCTTCGACGGCGTGTACCGCTGGATGCTGAGCCGCGCCCTGCCCGAGGTGCACCCGCCCGACGCTCCCGTATTCTGGCACGGCGCCCTGACGGAGGTGCACCTGGCGCGCGAGCTAAGCGAGGCCCGCCGCCGGGGCGAAGCCGAGCTGCGGTTTCTGGCCGACAGCATTCCCGAGCTGATCTGGACGGCCTCGGCCGAGGGTCTGGTCGAATACTACAACCAGTTCACTATCGAGTACACCGGCCTGACCAAGGACGAGCTGGGCCCGACCGGCTGGGTGGGCCTGCTCTATCTGCACGAGCAGGCCGCCGCGGCCCGCCGCTGGGTGCAGAGCGTGGCCAGCGGCGAGGCGTTCGAGGGCGAGTACCGGCTGCGCCGCCACGACGGCGTGTACCGCTGGCACACCATCCGGGCCCGGCAGCTCAGCGACGCCAACGGCCCGCGCTGGTTTGGCACCTGCTCCGACATCGAGGAGCAGTACCGGTTGCGCCAGGTGCTGCAAACCCAGTACGACGAGCTTTCCCGCGCCCACCACAACCTCGACACGTTCGTGTACGCGGCTTCCCACGACCTGCGCCAGCCCACCAACAACCTGCGGGGCCTGTTTGAGGAGCTGCGCCGGGCCGCCACCTTCGCCGACCCTGAGCAGGGGCTGATGCTGGAAATGGTGGACAACGCCCTGGCTGAGCTCGACAAAACCCTGCTCGACCTGGCCACCACCGTCCGCACCCAGCGCCAGCAGCAGGAGCCCGTGGAGGTGCTGGATCTGGGCCTGCTGCTGGAAGAAATCCTGCTGGGCCTGCGCCCCGAGATAATGCAGCGCGGAGCCCGCGTCGATGTGAACGTGGGCGAGGCCCCGGGCCTGCGCTACAGCCGGGCCAATCTGCGCTCAGTGGTCCACAACCTGGTCAGCAACGCCCTGAAGTTTAGCCACCCGGCCCGCCCCCCGCACATCCTGCTGCGCAGCTACCTCACCCCAGACGAGGAGCCCGTGCTGGAAGTGCGCGACAATGGCCTGGGCATGCACATCGACGACCCGGCCCACCCGGTTTTCCAGCTTTTTGCCCGTCAGCACGCCCACGTCGAGGGCACGGGCGTGGGCCTCTACCTGGTGCAGCGCATCGTGGGCAGTCAGGGCGGGCACCTGGCCGTCAGCAGCACGCTCGGGGAGGGCACTACCTTCACCATCTACTGGCACACGCCCGCCGGCGGCTTCTAA
- a CDS encoding BLUF domain-containing protein, which translates to MKHIVYLSRAVRPLTDHDLQHLLDQSRHDNARHGITGVLFYSHGNIAQLFEGEDEVADTLFERIAVDSRHSHVRKLIDKPITTRSFSGWSMAFHPLATEGFEALQGFLLPHHVPPPPESLPIADSMLVELVRLAVFGPDPSLPYQHALPTAH; encoded by the coding sequence ATGAAGCATATTGTCTACCTGAGCCGCGCCGTCCGCCCGCTTACCGACCACGACCTGCAACACCTGCTCGACCAGAGCCGCCACGACAATGCCCGCCACGGGATTACCGGCGTGCTGTTTTACAGCCACGGCAACATCGCCCAACTATTTGAGGGGGAAGATGAGGTGGCCGATACGCTGTTCGAGCGAATCGCCGTCGATAGCCGGCACTCGCACGTGCGCAAGCTCATCGACAAGCCAATTACCACCCGCAGCTTTTCCGGCTGGTCGATGGCCTTTCATCCGCTGGCAACCGAGGGCTTCGAAGCCCTGCAGGGTTTTTTGCTGCCCCACCACGTGCCACCCCCCCCGGAGTCGCTGCCCATTGCCGACTCGATGCTGGTTGAGCTGGTGCGGCTGGCCGTCTTCGGCCCCGACCCCTCGTTGCCTTACCAGCACGCCCTGCCCACCGCGCACTAG
- a CDS encoding type II toxin-antitoxin system HipA family toxin, translating to MQIFDVFINGVLAGKIGRPPGQQVVFTLLDEYRHLWPRPVLGQQFEDKPKARYVGKSQKLPAFFANLIPEKGPLRQLIEHSLGLTSRDDLALLVALGEGLPGAVEVRPGTEGAHLLDATQPLVADAAAEPLTDEVAAFRFSLGGVQMKFSVLLDADKLRLPMRNELGNWIVKFGSATYPDLPANEYAIMQWADKAGFEVPECRLLPGASLPELLRTQVGMHEEVFLIRRYDRIGFQRIHQEDFAQVAGLQPDKKYDHWSYETCAAIVRQVSGNAQYEEFIRRLVFMVASGNTDAHLKNWSFLYPDGVNAVLTPLYDQVAVVAWLSPEWALHFAGSKQPDKTDEAAFRRLAQASGGDPERVMQLVNETLSEIAKAWHEGRIFELLPSKHVEILRRFWTKVPLLRGILK from the coding sequence ATGCAGATTTTCGACGTCTTCATTAATGGCGTGCTGGCAGGCAAGATTGGGCGGCCGCCCGGCCAGCAAGTGGTATTCACGCTGCTGGATGAGTATCGTCATCTCTGGCCGCGCCCGGTGCTGGGCCAACAGTTCGAGGATAAGCCCAAAGCAAGATACGTGGGCAAATCACAGAAACTGCCAGCCTTTTTTGCCAATCTTATTCCCGAAAAGGGACCCCTGCGGCAATTAATTGAACACTCACTGGGGCTTACCTCTCGTGACGACCTGGCTCTATTGGTGGCATTGGGTGAAGGCTTGCCCGGAGCCGTAGAAGTGCGTCCTGGCACGGAGGGAGCACATTTATTGGATGCTACACAACCGCTGGTAGCCGATGCTGCGGCTGAACCTCTGACAGATGAGGTGGCAGCGTTTCGATTTTCGCTAGGTGGGGTGCAGATGAAATTCTCCGTTCTCCTGGATGCTGATAAACTGCGCCTACCGATGCGCAATGAGCTAGGCAACTGGATTGTGAAGTTCGGCTCGGCCACGTACCCAGATCTACCCGCCAATGAATATGCCATTATGCAGTGGGCAGACAAAGCAGGGTTCGAGGTGCCAGAGTGTCGATTACTGCCGGGGGCATCATTGCCGGAGTTGCTGCGCACCCAAGTAGGTATGCATGAGGAAGTTTTTCTGATTCGGCGATATGACCGAATTGGTTTCCAACGAATTCACCAAGAGGATTTTGCCCAGGTAGCCGGGCTTCAACCCGACAAAAAGTATGACCATTGGTCTTATGAAACCTGTGCCGCGATAGTACGCCAAGTAAGCGGAAATGCTCAGTACGAAGAGTTTATTCGACGCTTGGTTTTTATGGTAGCTTCGGGCAACACCGATGCCCATCTAAAAAACTGGTCGTTTCTATATCCCGACGGTGTTAATGCCGTACTCACTCCCCTGTATGATCAAGTGGCCGTAGTGGCTTGGCTGTCACCAGAATGGGCTTTGCACTTTGCCGGTTCCAAGCAACCAGATAAGACGGATGAGGCTGCGTTCCGCCGCTTGGCGCAAGCAAGCGGCGGCGACCCTGAACGAGTGATGCAGCTAGTAAACGAAACCTTGTCTGAAATTGCAAAAGCCTGGCATGAAGGCCGAATATTTGAACTGCTACCCAGTAAGCACGTTGAAATACTGCGGCGTTTTTGGACCAAAGTGCCTCTGCTGAGAGGCATTTTAAAGTAA
- a CDS encoding DUF262 domain-containing protein: MKAGKKLAVTPEAGTLTVERLVKRVVKGQVRIPAFQRPLQWGAIQVVALFDSIYKGYPIGSLLLQKRAAPAELLSIGPLTIQAPDTPDAFWVVDGQQRLISLAAGLARKLPVPEKPIDAYVVYFDAQNQTFASPPYNGSVPSTWVPVAQLFDSAVLSEWVYGWQHVHDAELRGAVFEAGQRLREYNVPLYTIETEDEEVLRDIFNRTNTYGKKMSWPDVHAALFGNKGKYPSTLPQLAEALEAEKMGSPTLRNLLTYVMASRGLDASRTLAEHERRGDEAMVKMEDAVHDALPVIVRALNFLRQEAEIPHVKLLPLALPMAVLTRYFSLFPHPSERSLELLTRWTWRVLLGGALFDERTILRHGVLTLEDGNDEMQAQKLLRLIPHELPGQLRYALPTRFDARAAESRLALLGMYSLQPLLDTGEPVDLAELLASRKKAGLRTIIPAKASRSELMTSPANRMLLPGTQPTNEQQDLFEEDEEGQYQRGISYEQLRQLNYADNKKFLASHAIDEPAFAALQQGDAETFLQRRRNIVQTAVRNLGDRLAAWGQPDRVSIDQIVAKTLQAE; this comes from the coding sequence ATGAAAGCGGGAAAGAAACTGGCTGTTACACCGGAAGCAGGTACTCTAACTGTAGAACGCCTAGTAAAGCGGGTTGTAAAGGGGCAAGTGCGAATTCCTGCTTTTCAGCGGCCGCTGCAATGGGGTGCCATTCAAGTGGTTGCCTTGTTTGATAGCATATATAAGGGGTATCCCATTGGCTCTTTGCTACTGCAGAAACGAGCCGCTCCGGCCGAGCTGCTATCAATTGGGCCACTAACAATACAAGCTCCGGATACACCAGACGCATTCTGGGTGGTTGATGGTCAGCAGCGTCTTATTTCCCTGGCAGCGGGGTTAGCCCGGAAGTTGCCGGTTCCCGAAAAGCCCATTGATGCCTATGTGGTGTATTTCGATGCGCAAAACCAGACGTTTGCATCTCCTCCCTATAATGGAAGTGTGCCGAGCACTTGGGTTCCGGTAGCGCAATTGTTCGATTCAGCGGTGCTGAGCGAATGGGTTTATGGGTGGCAGCACGTACATGACGCTGAGTTGCGAGGCGCAGTTTTTGAAGCTGGTCAGCGGCTTCGGGAGTACAACGTGCCACTTTACACCATTGAGACAGAGGACGAAGAGGTTCTGCGCGATATTTTCAACCGTACAAACACGTACGGCAAGAAAATGAGCTGGCCAGATGTTCATGCAGCCTTATTTGGTAACAAGGGTAAGTATCCTTCCACTTTGCCACAATTAGCTGAAGCCCTTGAAGCTGAAAAAATGGGTAGCCCCACGTTGCGCAACCTTCTTACTTACGTAATGGCCTCCCGTGGACTTGACGCATCTCGTACGTTGGCAGAACATGAACGTCGGGGAGACGAAGCAATGGTTAAAATGGAAGATGCCGTACATGATGCATTACCCGTCATTGTTCGTGCTCTGAACTTCCTGCGTCAGGAAGCCGAAATACCGCATGTAAAGCTCCTGCCGCTGGCTTTGCCAATGGCTGTCCTAACCCGGTATTTCAGCTTATTTCCTCATCCTTCCGAACGCAGCTTGGAGTTGTTGACGCGTTGGACGTGGCGTGTGTTGTTAGGCGGCGCTTTGTTTGACGAGCGAACTATTCTCCGGCATGGCGTCCTCACGCTGGAGGATGGTAACGACGAAATGCAGGCCCAGAAATTACTGCGTTTAATACCGCATGAGTTGCCGGGCCAGTTGCGCTATGCGCTACCAACCCGTTTCGACGCCCGAGCCGCCGAAAGTCGGCTGGCTCTGTTGGGTATGTACTCATTGCAACCACTACTCGACACTGGCGAGCCGGTGGACTTAGCGGAGTTGTTGGCAAGCCGAAAAAAAGCGGGGCTGCGAACTATCATTCCCGCGAAAGCCAGCAGGAGCGAGTTGATGACTAGTCCCGCGAATCGGATGTTGCTGCCGGGAACCCAGCCCACTAACGAGCAGCAGGATCTATTTGAAGAAGACGAGGAAGGCCAATACCAGCGGGGTATTTCCTATGAGCAATTGCGGCAATTAAATTATGCGGATAACAAGAAATTCCTCGCCTCCCACGCCATTGATGAGCCCGCCTTTGCTGCTCTGCAGCAAGGTGATGCCGAAACGTTTCTCCAGCGGCGGCGCAATATAGTACAGACAGCTGTACGCAACTTAGGCGACCGGCTAGCCGCCTGGGGGCAGCCCGACCGAGTGTCCATCGACCAAATTGTGGCAAAAACGCTACAAGCGGAGTAA